Within Quercus lobata isolate SW786 chromosome 5, ValleyOak3.0 Primary Assembly, whole genome shotgun sequence, the genomic segment GAATCATTCCATTGAAAATATTAGGAGGTGCCAATATAAACTATAGGACTCTTGACAACTAGATTATAAATTGTtaactagcaaaaaaaaaaaaaaagtgttgtataacactaaaagtctaaaattaTTCTAAGATTTATTGAAGCAATAATTTTGCCTTTGAAATGGCTAGATTTAAGGTGATAGCTAATACATCACAAATTTATTTTACGTAACAATAAAATATGACActaattttacatttatgtGATCTACATGCGTGAACTCTTATACCGGCTCAACAAAATTGGAGGCCTAAGGCAATATATTTAAATGGAGCATTTTTATTAtcacttaaatgattttttttgaggaacccacttaaataatatttaattgatgtttaatatcataatttttatataacaaaaatctattctttttattttgtaatactttttttttttgttggaaaaatgctaaagatataacaaattttactacaaaaaaacTTGCAAATGATATAacaatgaatgtgattagtgacacttcaagaagataataaacaagtaTTTGAATAGATGATGTTagggatattataaattttatagcATGAGTCTTATAAAGATGTAtcattaatcacaaaaaattaattaaaaaaatgtatttaataaGTTGTTGACGTCCACaaatcatattaattgtcacatcaatttaaAAGAcctatgtatttaaatttatagtatttctagcatttttctATCTGAATTATTTCTTATGATTAGTGACACATATATTTGTAAGACCCATGTATTTAAAGTTGTATTATCTCTAACATTACTTAATTCTTTAAGACTTATTAAATgtagaaaaaaatgtaaaactaattttttgtccaatatctcaaaaattttttcttataaaaaaatatatcaaaatttgtCCCAATTTTGGGCCCTTTCTCTAGTAGGTAGGGGTGCTCTAATATATtgtataaaagtataaaaccaCTATATACCTCTTTACACTAGTGACTAGacagtaaccaaaaaaaaaaaaaaaacaaaactcagaaagttaatttgttatgaaaaacaCACTACCACTCCCTCTCAAAAagcaaatttaataaaaaaaatcccagcATGATATTTTTCTGAGTTATTGCTACTTTTCTAAGAGAAACTTGGTCTAGAACTCCAAGTCACTGAGATTTAAAAAATGGCCAACATCATCGGCACAACCATCTGGTCCTTGCCTAATGTAGTTGAATGGCCTTTTGTGATTGCAACATCATCAGCACAACCACCTGGTCTTTGTGATTACAACATCAAACGGACCTGGCCGTTGGCCGATGTGGTTGAATCAAGGCAATTTCAGACTATAAGAGCATCATTGGCATTGTCTCCAACGGTCACTTCTGTGATTTTCACGGTAAAGTTGGGTTTTGATTTATGAAGATTTGGAggtaaatgtgtgtgtgtgtgttttttttaacacttaaGGGTGTGtattaaagtttattttttagtggGTAAAAACCTGATGTGGCATCTTACCATTGAATGGTGTGAATAACCCCTTTTACGCCAGGTTGGTTTTAAGAGTACTGCTAGTACTGCTGATATCACCACTTGTGGCATAACTCGTTCATATGACGAGATGTGATTGGTGGAAAGATACCAATCACCATTCCCGTTTTTAATTTAATCTCTATGAAGTTTATGTTGGGCTTGCTTTGATATTGgcaaatttgtttgttttgtttttttagctCGCGAAAGTTGGGCTGATCTGGTAAATACCCAAGTCCCGACCGGCCCAATACTTGTTTCTGTGTTGTGTCGCCATCTCAATAGTTTCTCTTCAGAAACCTCAAAAaatctaaacccaaaaaaacacaGAGAGACAGTGCGAGACTGCGAGGTTTTCAACTCTTCTTCTAATCTATTCTAGGGCTTGACTGCAGCCAACCTTAACCGACCACCATGTACCGAACCGCAGCTTCACGTCTCAGGTCTCTCAAGGTCAGTTCTCTGTTCCCCAGTCTAACTAATCCTAACTTTCTGTTTGCTTCCCTAGAAAATGGTAGgtgacacaaaaaaaaagggtttatgAAGTTAAGACATCTTAGCCTAGACTTAAACATCATGAAAGTGTAAAGAttgagaatttattttttgtttcttaaaaattttgattttttgtatgTTAGATCTGATGTTGGTatgttgggttttgatgattgTATAttggtgtttgattttttttatgattttgtgtTGGGTGGAGAGCTTAATCAgtgatttgggtttgttttgtttaagcTATATATCTATAGGATTGGATTATCTTAAGGGTTAGGAAGAGAAATGTGTTAGTTTTAGTGTAAACTATGGGTCTAATGTTACCTGCTGACTTTTCGTTTTCAGGAATTTTCCTTAGCAATACCAAAATCAGCTTTAGATTcatcaaagattttttttttcttcatgtttgtCTCTGGTTATGCTCAGACATTGGTTTTTGCTGGGTCTTGCTTTGCttaacttattatattattttagcaaCACATGGGTAGTTTTCGTTTTGTACATCACATATATCTGAAGTCTTCTAATTTGTTTCAATGCGTTTTTGGGATGAACTTTTTACTTGCAACTAGTATTGAATGTGTAAATAGTCTGTTTTATTTTCTGGTGGGGGGAAACAGATAGggttctttatgtttttatatgtttctggacaaaagataacaaattttattgGATTCTCTGATGGTagcttgttttgtagtgacccGACATTTGCATTTTGTTTTATCATGTATTAAAGTAGGAAAGTTACTGGTAAAATTTCATTGATGATGATTCTACATTGATGCCTTACTAATTGGTAATGTATCATCCTTTGTAACAAAACTGCTTGAGTAGGGTCGTGTGGGCAATCTGGGGGCGACCAGGTTTGCGGCTTCGAGTGCAGTTGCTGCAAAGACATCCTCTGGGGGTTTCTTCAGCTGGTTGACAGGGGAAAAGTCAGCTACTCTACCTTCTCTCGAAATCCCACTTGCAGGCATTACTTTCCCCCCTCCACTACCTGATTATGTTGAACCGAGCAAAACTAAAATCACAACTCTCCCGAATGGTGTCACAATAGCTTCCGAAACATCACCTGTATGGGCAAACCTTTTGTATACTTTGATTTGTTTAACTATTCTCGTTAAATTTCTGCACCATTGTTTTCGTTGTTTTTAATCCTGATTAAGGTTTTGCTGGTTGGTTTTGATCAGAATCCTGCCGCATCAATAGGGTTGTATCTCGATTGTGGTTCCATTTATGAAACACCAGAGACATTTGGGGCTTCACACTTGTTAGAACGAATGGCCTTCAAGAGCACAACAAATCGAAGCCACTTGCGCATTGTGAGGGAAGTGGAAGCAATTGGTGGTAACATTGGAGCCTCAGCCTCTAGGGAGCAAATGGGGTACACTTTTGATGCTCTTAAGACATATGTTCCTCAAATGGTAGAATTGCTAGTTGACGCTGTGAGGAACCCTGCCTTCTTGGATTGGGAAGTCAATGAAGaggtaatattttttatttacgtTCTTCTTGTAATATTGAATAGACATAATTATAGAATTCTTAGTGGAAAGAAGCCCTAGTTTGTACTAACCTTTGTGTCATAGTGATATATCTCCTTAAACCTGTGGGAGGGGAGGGATTTGGAGTGTTGGAGCTACATTGGCTTCTCTAAAATAGTATAAGCCCCCCAAAATGCCTATAATAAGCCCAAACAAATACCCACATTGGATAACCAACACattagccaaaataaaattttactacagTGCTCTCTAAAAATAGATAACACAGTGAAGTGTGGGTTTTTTGGGttaaggaagagagaagaaatggGAGGAAATAGTGAAAtatgaaagaaagaatatttaaatgaaatagagtTTAGAACAGAGAATCGGATGTGGGTAAAGTGGTTAACTAAACTAGAAAAAGTTGGTACTTGTACTATAATGGAGTAGATATTTTGCATAAaccaatgtgaatgctcttagagaGGGATAAGCCTATTTGTAGCATAATATCTCTAGTGACcataaataagataaaataaaagagtctcCATGGATTtccttttccatttttattttgtatagtTGCCTGGCTATTCCTGATCTTTGTATCTTGAGTGGCCGTGGGCTTAATCATTAGCTTTCTTTAATAAACTTGAAAGAGTAGCAAACTACAATTTCCCCTACTTTTCTATGATATATGCTGGACAGTTTTCTTATTTAAGCAAGTGGCATATTGAACCCCTGTTGCTAAATAACTTCCTTTGCCATTGCATGAGCATCAGTTTGGACAATTAAGGAGTTTGATTCTGTTAATTAAAGGATGAGGTGGAGTATAACTACCGAATTGTACTCTTTTTCCCTCAGGAATTCAGTATGAAgctatttatttttcccaattTCTTTTGGTTTCCATGTTATTTTGACATTCACATGTGAGATCAGACAGTTCTAGGAGGCTTTCATGTGTGACACCATACATAGTTTTAAATCTTcctgtttatttttgtttgtagtAGTTGGTTGCATCAAACGTTCTGATCTTAGTACACCCTATTTTTTTTCAGCTGCAAAAGGTGAAAGCAGAAATTGATGAACTTTCCAAGAATCCTCATGCCTTACTATTGGAGGCAATTCACTCTGCTGGTTATTCTGGTGCATTGGCAATTCCTCTTTTGGCTCACGAAGCTGGACTAAACAGATTGGATGGCACCATTTTGAAGGAATTTATTACTGTAAGACCACGAACCATTTTAAATAGAGCATGTGCACTATTACTTTCATAATGGTGTTTGATGTCTGTATTTGACAATTCTTGGTTGACTTCcataatttgattgttttttttatatctttcttCTTTGTGTGCATGGGCTTTCTAAATGGTGATTGATTTCTGTTTTTTAGGAGAATTATACTGCTCCTCGGATGGTTCTTGCAGCTTCTGGGGTTGAACATGAGGAGCTTCTATCAGTTGCAGAACCGCTTCTCTCCGACTTACCAAGCGTGCACCGTGCTGAAGAGCCTAAATCTGTATATGTTGGAGGGGATTACCGTCGTCACGCTGACATAGGGGTACGTATCTATActatttgactttttgttgggTCATCTAATTAagagtaatattattattacttttaatTTGTGCTGTTACTTATCTGATCAACTCCTTGCAAGAACAGTGCACACATGTTGCTCTTGCTTTTGAAGTTCCTGGTGGCTGGCGTAAAGAGAAAGAAGCTGTCCTTTTGACTGTTCTTCAGGTATTGCATTTAAAATAGATATTGTGCATTTGGGACCAGTGTTCTCCTTACATTCCTTTCAACACAGTCCCCCCTTCCCCCACGCCCCAAAATAAGTCGTAAAATGGCTATGAATTAACAAGTGTGAATCCTGCAGATGCTTATGGGAGGAGGTGGTTCATTCTCTGCTGGGGGCCCTGGAAAAGGGATGCACTCACGGCTAtgtaagttttaagttttaccTAGGTGTTCTCGAATAGTTTGGCTACATTacttggttttattttgattatggTCAGTTGTATTTATTTTGTCCCCTTTCCCTGAAACTTAGTCCCCTTTCTGTGTAATTCTCATTTCTTGTTGAATTTCACCATCTCGTTATGTGAATATGGTGGCAATAGTCTCATAGATATAACttggttttattttggttaTGGTCACTTGTATTTATTTTGTCATCCCTTTCCTTGAAACTacttttctttctgttttacTCTCATTTCTTGTTGAATTTCACCAGCTCTTTCTGTGAATATGGTAGCAATTCTTTCTGAGATCTAAATTTATGTTATGTCTGTTTGGATACAGATCTCCGAGTCTTGAATGAATATCAACAAGTCCAATCCTTCTCTGCATTCAACAGCATCTTCAATGAAACTGGATTGTTTGGAATTTATGCTAGCACTGTAAGCAAATATCCTATAACTTCCCATTGTTGTGACTTTTGATCAACACTTTTGGTGGATATACACATTCCTGTAGGGACATGTGCATGTGAGTCTGGTTTTGTATAAATGGCATAATATTTACAAGAATAAAATGATACTGCTGGAGGATGAACTAATATTTTCTAATTAGGTAGGCTTTGATGGCCATCTCATTGTTTATCTTTAATTAAGGCCCTTCACTAGGGTTGTTGGCGTTCTATTTGATGATGACATTATGCTTGTTTACTGGTTGtgcattttattatttcatcttGATTCATATGAAAGGTTAGACAAGAAAACTCTGACACATATGAGCTTAATAACTTAAGGAGATAGTAGCTTTGTCTTAGAGGATGGCTTCTGTTGATACGTATTGATAGTACGGAAATTCTTTGGAAATCAATTGGTCCAGTGTAAATTTATAATACTTATAggctaaattgcaaattatacccctaaagtttgggagtgtttggatttacaccctaaaatttcaaaatttggattttaccttattaagtttgggggtgtttagattttacactttGAAGTTTTAGGATTTCAATTTTACACCCCTAgagtttgggggtgtttggattttacacccaaacacccctaaactttagggggtaaaatccaaacactcccaaacttcagagtgtaaaatccaaacaaccccaaactttaagggtgtaGTTTGTAATTTAGCCATTCCtataatttttcattagtttataaTTCTGCAAGTCCATTCATAAATATGGATTATATTGACAAAGAAATGAATCAAGTGATAAAGAAATGAATTAGCTGATCAATATGGCGAGTTGTTCTGTGTGTCTTATGTGGTGCCTTTGGCAT encodes:
- the LOC115991811 gene encoding mitochondrial-processing peptidase subunit alpha-like; this translates as MYRTAASRLRSLKGRVGNLGATRFAASSAVAAKTSSGGFFSWLTGEKSATLPSLEIPLAGITFPPPLPDYVEPSKTKITTLPNGVTIASETSPNPAASIGLYLDCGSIYETPETFGASHLLERMAFKSTTNRSHLRIVREVEAIGGNIGASASREQMGYTFDALKTYVPQMVELLVDAVRNPAFLDWEVNEELQKVKAEIDELSKNPHALLLEAIHSAGYSGALAIPLLAHEAGLNRLDGTILKEFITENYTAPRMVLAASGVEHEELLSVAEPLLSDLPSVHRAEEPKSVYVGGDYRRHADIGCTHVALAFEVPGGWRKEKEAVLLTVLQMLMGGGGSFSAGGPGKGMHSRLYLRVLNEYQQVQSFSAFNSIFNETGLFGIYASTVPEFASKVVDLAAGELISIATRGQVSQGQLDRAKQSTKSAVLMNLESRTIASEDIGRQILTYGKRLPVEHFLKAVDEITLEDIYNISQKILSSPLTMASYGDVLSVPSYESVSRKFQSK